The Thalassotalea sp. HSM 43 genome window below encodes:
- a CDS encoding alginate export family protein, with protein MKYQKLLPLSAAVLGLSTSFYANADLGDKISKAVKDSKVDVNLRYRVESVDEDGKDEDALASTLKSRLTVTTGKFANFSAKVEVDDVTNIGDDAFNSTVNGKTDYPVVADPDGSEINQAFVQYSNKILTVSGGRQRIVLDDQRFVGGVAWRQNEQTFDGYRVQFSPFKRLKLDGSYVYNVNRIFGEDSANSDYHGDIYLLNAKFNFNKKHSITGYNYYLDFDNAATASSNTIGALYQGQVDIGGLGLMLKFAAATQEDEGDNPNNYEADYYLAQVAAKLGSFTVTLGQESLGSDNGVGFSTPLATLHAFQGFTDKFLNTPADGVVDTYIKASTKFAGFGLAAGYHILEADSGNDEYGDEINFTASYGINKHYSVLVKAAQYNADDLSTDTTKLWLMLSAAY; from the coding sequence ATGAAATATCAAAAGCTTTTACCACTGAGTGCCGCTGTACTTGGCCTTAGCACTAGTTTTTATGCCAATGCTGATTTAGGCGACAAAATCAGCAAAGCCGTTAAAGACAGTAAAGTTGATGTAAACTTAAGATATCGAGTCGAGTCGGTCGATGAAGACGGCAAAGATGAGGATGCGCTTGCATCTACGTTAAAAAGTAGGCTCACCGTGACCACAGGTAAATTTGCCAACTTTTCGGCCAAAGTCGAAGTAGATGATGTCACCAACATTGGCGATGACGCGTTTAACTCAACCGTCAATGGCAAAACCGACTACCCTGTCGTCGCCGATCCAGACGGCAGTGAAATCAATCAAGCCTTTGTGCAATACAGTAATAAAATACTTACCGTCAGTGGTGGCCGTCAGCGTATCGTACTTGATGATCAACGTTTTGTTGGTGGTGTTGCTTGGCGTCAAAATGAACAAACCTTCGACGGTTACCGAGTACAATTCAGCCCTTTTAAACGCTTAAAACTTGATGGCAGTTATGTGTACAACGTAAACCGAATATTTGGCGAAGATAGTGCCAATTCCGATTACCATGGCGATATCTACTTACTTAATGCTAAGTTCAATTTCAATAAAAAACATAGCATTACGGGGTACAACTACTACCTTGATTTTGACAACGCTGCAACAGCGTCAAGCAACACCATAGGTGCTTTGTATCAAGGGCAAGTCGATATCGGTGGCCTTGGCTTGATGTTAAAGTTTGCTGCGGCAACCCAAGAAGATGAAGGTGACAATCCAAACAACTATGAAGCGGATTATTATCTCGCACAAGTGGCTGCCAAACTTGGCAGCTTTACCGTCACCCTAGGTCAAGAATCGTTAGGCAGCGACAATGGCGTTGGCTTTAGTACACCATTAGCGACATTACACGCGTTTCAAGGTTTTACCGATAAGTTCTTGAATACCCCCGCTGATGGTGTAGTAGATACTTATATCAAGGCGTCGACCAAGTTTGCAGGTTTTGGTTTGGCTGCCGGTTACCACATTCTTGAAGCTGATTCAGGCAATGACGAATACGGCGATGAAATTAATTTCACAGCCTCATATGGCATTAATAAGCACTATTCAGTGTTGGTTAAAGCGGCACAATATAATGCCGATGACTTATCAACGGACACCACCAAACTTTGGTTGATGTTGAGTGCCGCTTATTAG